The following nucleotide sequence is from Diospyros lotus cultivar Yz01 chromosome 3, ASM1463336v1, whole genome shotgun sequence.
gtgggcttattctagtccaactagaaatataattaaatggcccaatccttttataggttaaataaaatattatagcccaaatctaattcaagcccaaatatattttatttaatatttggcccaaatctaatttggtccaaatataatatttaatatttggcccaaatctaatttagtctaaatataatatttattttaatatttggcccaaatccaatttagtccaaatataatatttaatttaatatttggcccaaatctaatttagtccaaatattaacttaagcccaaaaatattttatttcctctttaccactccaacaaatagaaaatcattaaattagaaactccttcctaatttaatcaaatgccatttttaggaaactctttccattatgacgactcctcgtcatatcgacgttattacgtctatttgttcttttcccgtgagaacctacgacggcacaacttcttgccgaagtgtcccacttaaccatacgtccactctcctagtttaagccagggaccgtgcctattgcgtatgactcattaggcttccgaatatgttggcaatgtgtcggtacgaacacataagacaagattggcctctagcaaggcgtcatgcctacccaattattcagaaggattcataatccgcaaataacctttcacgagcatggttaccgtgtaatacgatcctctcgtcaatgcatcttatgtgatctcaagtatggcgatgtgttgcttgataatgatcacatgagttttcttcggtctttcggatatcttcacttaatagaaagtgaatcaataactccttattgatctcttttaccatggccatggatttaaagtgaatatccaccgaaggcgccttagatacatcatcctctatcaagggatagacgagtcccatcttggctatgcacccatctccataagcctcatgatatacccaacgatcgcccacgtgcagcctttgtctaggcccatcgaaacgatgtcaaagcatactagtcttcttatgagatgaccctgacaacctcaggtccaaggattagttacacccatctcgtatgagaatttcatcaacatataaccaaaatggattctcatggcgagtcatgtccggtaacacgttctccaacattggtcacctatgtacttgtctaggcatccccatgcctatgggtgtgagacccccattgctatcacatagcaaaaacatagcacatacaagtcttactgcaattgtcaatgtccattcttgacattgctacgacttgggacgtttaatgatgtctataaactgtgatgcatcatctcacatctttatagattattcacagtatacatcatatagacttctatctagtttcattcggttattacaataataacaagaaactaatagaatgacttcttgtgaatttgaataactctttattcaaataataacatgattacaattgtcagtgtacaacatgcccaatctgattgggtctagagcacctacactaacaatcatgctacctaccattttttcGGCCACCTCTTTTGATGCCGGGGTGTatggtgcacccttggtaaagcaacgGTGCCAGTTTGTACTtcctacggcctcaatgcgagtgatcaatgatatcaacgtgtatttatgcatttcataatcatgtcatgtatgcagtctacgtgatgggtacatatcagagtatgtcaatatgatgaaaacattttcgaggaatataaatcacttacaaatcaagcattttccataaaactaaatccagttgggaagtatcacttaccttctcaagcttatcgggctacctcgatatccatgccttgcctcgtgcatcgcctcaatttgcgtgtcaactcaaaatttgacaagtcacttcaacttaatcCTCAAACCATCATAaccaccataattatttaaacaaacattaaaacctatttttccataatttctgacattttctttaattttctctctatttcttcctatttttcctcaataactccaaactaaatatttctaaaatattttctcaaatatttcactacgacaatgCATAAAATAATACTcttaaatttctgaaattttctaggaaatttacttaccttaacttagcatctctaacttcctcgatatgcgtgccctacCCTTGAAACGCGTGTTCGGGCCGTTTTCTcgcccaaaatctctgaaatatccAATccctattttttgaaattttttcgaGACCTTTtcctatattttcttttttttctttcttttcttttctttttctttcttttcttttcttttttctttttcttttcctctcttatTCTTCCTTTTCTCCAGCGCGAGCTGCTTCTCCGAGCGACCTGCGCACCAGCCGCCGCCTCGGCCAGCCTCGCCATCGCCGGTTGCCTCCCACTGCCTCGCATCTGTCGCCGACCCCCGCACGAGCTGCCTAACTGTGCACCCAGCCTTGCAGTGGGTTGCCATGGCAGCGGCTATGGCTGCCGCTTGCTGTGGCAGCCCCGTTTTGATCGTCTTCGGCCTCTTCGGCCGCCGTGCCGCACCATAGCGCACTCAGCAACCGTCGCTCGCTCCGCTGGCCGACCTTTGCTTCGCGTCTAGCTTGCTTCGCccgagctgccatggccgacttcTACCCACCTTTCttccacctctctctctctctctcagattgCTCTCTTCTTCATCGCTACTTGCTTGCGGCCATCTGCtcattctttttcatttctatgGCTGCTCCCTCTAattcttctcctatttatagccgaTTCCACCATCACTTTCTTGCATTGCCCACCCTTCCTTGGCGTGAAGAACACTCCGCTGGCAACCATCACGTTGCAGGGCATGGAGATTTTGCAGAGGCGTGGCCGTTGCGTGTAAATCTATCCAAATGTTGCAGGTCAGGGAGTTGCAGGACATGGTGGAGTTGTAGGGGCCATCCACGCTCACAGCAagcttataaatatataaatatagaaaattactCATTTAACTCCAATTTCCTCATAATATTACTGGGTAATTCccttattgcaactatgccctcaaacattcaattaatttgaatttcaatatcgaaatgcaaaattaataacttcaaagttacttgATTTGGACGATTTTGTCCCAGTGTTCTCACCGGGTTgtcgtttcatcccaaaaccactgaagggttgctcattaaacaaaatcggagcccccttagggttccgttgatttttcgggagcctcctacaacgattcaatttttcaacctaaatggcagctgcattttagctgtatcaaaaactgttcccgatctgatttcttttaataccataaatcctatctcagaatGCTTATcgaaaccatattattttctttagacaatttcactccgagacattccctgcagctgattcggtacttataactactatcaagccaatttttcggtatcctaaactcatcgaaattacgtgacaacttcatatgaacatggggtattacactgcGGACCCTGATAGGGATCCTCGATAGGAGGTCCCCGACATACAAGTGACATTATCGAGCATTTTATGGGTTATCGACGTGTTGGCTGTTAATCAATTAGGGCAAgatcacaataataataataatagtgatGGCCAAGCGGTTGGTGCCGGAGGTGCACTCTTAAAGAATTTCATAGCATTGTGGCCGCTTGAATTTCATGAGGGACTAGATGTTTCTATGGTAGATAACTGGTTGGCATCAGTAGTGAAGCATTTGTGGACTAGGGGTTACATCGATGCTCAGAAGGTACAACTTGGTGCTTCTATTTTGCAAGGTGATGTTGAGCATTGATGGGAGGCTGTTAGATAGCGCTACGCTAGCAGGGAGCCAACATGGGGGGAGTTTCAAGAGATATTTAATGAGACTTATATTCTTGCTTGGGTACGTGAGCAAAAGACATATGAATTTATTGAACTAGTCTAGGGAAGTAAGGAAGTTGCCCAATATGAGACCAAGTTTATCTCTTTAGCATAGTACGCACCCGAGTTAGTGATGCTAGAGGACAAGAAAGCCAGAAGTTTCAGTGGGGCTTGATACTGGATATTCAACATTCATTGGTAGGGgacaagataaaaaattatcctACTATGGTGCAGCGTGCCTATGCAATAGAGCGAGATCGAAATGAGTTGAGGAGTGAGCAGGTAACACTTAGGGGAGCAGGAAATAATGGTAAGAAGAGAATGTGGAACACAAGCTCCAACAGGAGCATAGGAGGACTTCCGGTATGTAAATTATGTAGGCAAAGACATCGGAGATCATGTTACCTGGGACGAAAAGAAGTTTGCTATTGATATGGGCAACCAGGGCATATATGGAGTGACTGTCCATGGGGTTTAGGCATGATACCCAACAAGGAGATTATTTGCTACTGATATGGGCAGAGAAGACACAGGGCGAGCATGTGCTCACAGTGGCCACAGTCTGGGGGACAGAGAGTAAGAGGATCAGGGCAGAGATTGGCACAGCGACCAGCGATGTCTGGGTGCAACGAGCAGCACCACCATTACCACTACCTATGGCTCAATTGTAACACCCTCCCTTGACAGGCGTGTCACTGTAATAGAATTCttgagaatctttttttttttccaagttcatcacgTGTGGTGCATCaaaaacaatcttcacatgctttaAAATGCCCGGCACATACGATGGTTCAAAGAACAATCCTCACATGCTCACACAGACCGGCACCTGTAgtgattccaagaacaatcttcacatgtacACAAGATCCTGAAAACACTactcttgcccgtttaactaacaagatcaataatcttaaactaaacgagttaTAATATTACGCAGCGGAAAGTAATAACATAACAATAAAGTGGCCTACCACGATCGTTCATACATATGTTAAATAAGTATTACaacttcaaaataaaacaacagTTATCACGCTAAACACCATCGACCCTCAACTGACCATGTCCTCGCCTTTGCAGCAGTctctggctggaacgttgaatgttccagtgGCAAAACCTAGATTCgatgatgaaacatctaagtgatggcatgatacaaTTTACTGAATACACGAATGATTacaagcatggcatatacagacaatgaCAACAcacaacacgtctaacttgagaaatttccTTGACATCAGTGGTGGTGGAAGCTTGGTCGACCACGACAGATTTCCTTtcacaaaattatgtaaaattgcactttgacccaaGCCTCTTTCCATTTTTCACTTTGgtcctttccttgaagcccctaaGCTTCCTAATAGTGCCATTACGACCCACAAGTTCAATTCTTTCCATTTCATCTccaaagattctgaaaaaacACCATTTTGACCTCTTCAAGCAacattaagaaattacacttaggcccaaatctaCATTTTGACCATAAACCCGTTTGTTTATTCCCGAAACtatttaagggttgttctacatactaaatatgaacctcCTTGAACTTTCATTAACTTCCTGGAAGTCTcctacgacaattcaatttttcagcgtaaatcatagttgtattttagctataccgaaaatcatttctaatttgatttctttcagtgccaTAAATCATAACTCAAGATTctcgtcaataccatatcaCTTTAATTAGAGATTGCGGCTTTAGGACACTCCCTGTAGTCAATTCAGTCACTCactattgtaccgaaaattacaTTATAGCCTTaatcttctaaaaatttcattttttaccccaagataaattactcttgagccctttgtAAATACTTGGGattacaaatattttatgaaaaaatattataacaaaagttaacttttttaagttttatttttaagtaagaaACTTAACATTTTGTgtcaaatcaaaacaacaaatgtgaaataaaaattttaaagacgAAAATGATGGAAGGAAATTTTTacgaaaaattaaattagtcaaaaactaattattattttatttttttatttttctagtatttcttttataatttattaatatgtttgttaggatatctaattaatattgaggctaaaaatttatgacaaaatattataataaaatatttttgtcactacatgtctttttttttttattatgacaaaacattttgaattttttttatcacaagattattatttcttatgcctaatatgatgtatttttatgtaaaattaaatttaataaaattatttttgtcacaaaaaattgaatttcttgtgacgcgtatatttttgtcatatttttttttttataatactatgttgtgacaaactatttttgttataaaaaatattatttattgtgactaaaaagttttataattatatcttatataattaaatattgtgataaaattattttgtcatattatttaatttgaattggaGCCAAAAATTTGGTGCCAACttgatgtgacaaaattttgtgacaaattattttataattataaattatctacatcactatattatgaaaaaaaattatgtcaaaatattgTTTGTCACAACTTGACttacattttgaattttacatgagaaaattcaattttttcacaattttgtcacaaaaagaatatttttcatgacaaaatttaatccattacaattatttttgtgacaatatcgtaaatttcttgtagtgtccaCAATCTCTCGAGAAACTCCATTTCCCATCGTACGAATACACTCCACATCGTACGACTCGAATTGCCCttaccgcgacatacttaatccctgaGTGCCTATCCACGTCACTCGATCACTGgaattaaccttgccccattctcaagaagaccccatcccgtctcCACGAACGTAACAACTACACGAATTCAACACaacaatgatatgaaaatcacacgccatgcaccgactcttttataagtaaaaacagttgatgtaaTATACCACAtattcaatatgcatacgatgccacaaATACTTTAAGTAAAACGCCTACACAATACatatcaagttttggaggataTAACTGTTTTCTGGAACTGGTCCAAACACGTGCAACTTGAGCTCGAGAGGGTagaaccgctcacctgaactcactacacacacacaccaaatcACTTTCAAGACAAAGAGTAAGACTggaatcgaaccactcaccttatcttggaaaaagttaatttttaccTCGTAAAGCGTGTCTAACCTCGAAAGTCATgcaatctcttcttctagcaATCAAATCGTCTCCTAATCATTATCATATCTATAGAAATCAACATTTCTATTTCTCCcatattttcctccatttttcatatttttctctatttttccataaattccTTTCCttagaaattccaaaataattatctatcatgcattttcaccaaatatttttccatgaatattcctaaaatatttttctaaaaattacaaaaataatttcaaatgcaAATAGTACCTCACGTGCCACACGCAACAGCCTTCGATGGTTAATCCAACTACACAGTCTTGAAGCTCTCCTCAAGCCAGATCTAAGGGTACCCTCGGGTGGTCGAAATACTCACCGAAAAGAGCTCAAAAGTTCAGTTGCAGGTGTGGCTCTGATAAGGCTCGACTTTCCGGCCAACTTGTTAAAACCCTATGAAACGTATACCAATCCCcttcaaattctccaaaaatgttTCCTagaactcaaataaaaaaagccCTCTATCTTTGAGGCTCGATTCAAgctaaaatgagagaaattttgcctaattttcttttgaaaccctcggccctcAACCTTTTTTTATACCCGTTTTATACACAAAAAACCACCAAATCTTGGGtgttcttatcccttaagcacCAAATCTAGCCTTTAAATCAATCAAATAGGCCTAAATCATGCACAAAATCcctaaaaaaatttggccaaatCGGCAATCACATCCGCCATAAATTTCGGTCAAATCTCGGCCTATCTCGACCAATGGCTATCCCCAATCGTTCCATCATGACCCGGAGGCTATTCTGGAGCTTCCAGGTGAGCTTCTCAACGGCCAGAGGCGGTTGGCCGGCTACCATAGGGCAGCTGATCGGTTTTACACCATAAGTTCCATTTTTTGCACTTTCGCCCCCAGTTAATTTCTAACTACATTTCACCCCTTTCCTTGATACCCCTAAACTTTCCATTAATTCCTCTACTGCGTACAAGTTCCATACTcttcatttccctcaagaattttcaaaaaaattcatcgtttcgatctccctcgaGCAGTTTAcattttttgcactttggcctgGATGCCCCTAATAGCGTGTTTTCGACCTCAAACCTTTGTGAATATCTTGGTTTTGTGAAATCCTACTTATTTGGGCAATTTTACCTTTCTTGACTTGGTTTGACATGGACACTTTCCTCtcgttcatgttttggatattACATGTTGGCCCAAAACTATGATAGATTTCATTTTGACCCcacaaatttcaaaatatcttaGATATAAAATACAGGGTATTACATCCTCTCCCTCTAAAAaggaatttcgtcctcgaaatcaCTCACTCTCAAGACTAAACAGATGTGGATAAGAAACTCTCATCTCTTCCTCACATTCTCAAGTGGCTTCTTCTTCGTCGTGGTTTCTCCATAGTACTTTTACCAATGGAATAACTTTGTTTCTTAAGATCTAATCCCTTTGATCTAAGATTTGAATTGCCTCTTCAGGGTAAGTTAGATCATTTCATATCTCTATGGTCTCATTTTGAAGAACCTGCATAGGATCGAGCTCATGTTTCTGCAGTTGGGACACGTGGAACACGTTGTGGATATTTGCTACTGTTACAGGTAAAGCTATTCTATAAGCCACTGatccaattttctccaaaatttcatatGGGCCGATGTATCTTGGGCTtagttttcctttctttttcccttgAATCACTATTTTGAACGGGAAGAGCTTCAAATATACTTTATCACCGATTAGAAATTCCAAATTTCGTCTTCGGTGGTCAGCGTACGACTTCTGAAGACTTTGACTGTTTCCCCGATTTCCACCCAGCACAGTGGAGTTCTGCATTTTCGCTCATACAATGCCTAATAAGGGGTTATTCCAATACTACTATGGTGTCCGTTGTTGTAAGCAAATTCCACTAGTGGTAGATGTTTCTCCTAACTTCCTGAGAAATCTAAAACGCACGCTCTCAACATGTCTTTTAACATATGAATTGTTCTTCGGGTTGACCATCAGTCTAAGGATGGTAAGTTGTGCTAAGTTTCAACTATGTTCCCATACATTTGTGGAAACTTTTCCAAAATCTTAATGTAAATCGCGGGTCTTGATCTGACACTATGCTTGTAGGGATTCCATCCAATTGAACTATTTCCTCAATATACAGTTGAGCTAAGGAATGAATCGATTGCCCtatcttaataggcaagaaatgcgctgactttgtcAATCGATCTACTATCACCCAGATAGCATcgtttcctttgggacttcgaGGTTGATTGGTCACGAAATCCATGGTGATGTGATCCTATTTCCACTCAGGAATGTCCAGAGGTTGTAGCAATCCTCTTTGGCTCTGATGTTCGATTTTGATGTGTTGACAAGTATCCCAATGCGCCACGTATCAAGCCATATCCTTTTTCATCCCTAGCCACCAGTAAACTTCCCTAAGGTCCTTAGACATCTTTGTGGACCCTAGATATGTACGGTGTACCTAGCTTGCTGAGCTTCTCCCAAAATAATTTGCCTTAAGTTTTGATCTCTCGGCACATATGTCCTTCCTTGAAATTGAAGTATACCATAACGGTAATTGAATTCAGGTGCCTTTACTTGATCATTTCCGTCTATCCACTGATTCCTTCTTGCATTTGTCTGAAGAACTGACCTGGTCTGATTCACTACATCAGGTTAGATGGTTAGATTTTCTAAATACGTTTTGGCTAGTTTCAGCTTGACACCTACTGTCAAGTGACTAAATTCCTCGATCATTTTCCATTCTTTAACCATCATGCTAGCTAAAATTTTCGAACTCCTTCGGCTAAGGGCATCTGCGACTACATTTACTTTCCCTGGATGATAGGAGATGAtacaatcataatctttcaGGTACTCCATCCATCTCCTTTGTCGcatgtttaattctttttgggAAAATATGTACTTAAGACTTTTGTGATCTGTGTCTCCACAACTTCAAAGCGTAAATGATGGCTACTAATTCCAAGTCGTGGGTTGGATAGTTCTGCTCATGCCTTTTCAGTTGTCAGGATCAATAAGCTATTACCTTTTCGTCTTGCATTAGAACAACATCCCAGGCCTATTCCAGAAGCATTATTATATACCATATATTTTTCTGATTCCATTAGCATTGCTAAGATCAGtgtgttggtcccttgacacacacaatggccactcaagagggggggtgaattgagcttttgttatacacaaaatagacttgttataaatatatatattatttgagaGTGATAGCAATATcgatacacaaacaaccacaatattaacacaagatatatagtggttcggtgtctccaacaccttctccactctctcaaggtcaacccaacacttgaggttccactaacaACCACAACACTAGGTTTTCACACAAGATCACCTAACAAACTTGTACGCCTCGAGattttccccttagctcaccccaaaaactaatacaacacaataatacacctagattacttgggctctaggatgccactcacaatccacaaattaatacaaataaatcctaTGTCTAAACAACCTTGGACTAATATGGAATTAAACACAATGATGtacaaggaaaaatagaaataatacaagttacCACAAATGGAGAGAATGTCTTCTCttttgccttgggctccaaatgGATTAAACTTTGAGCTTGTGCCTTGGATTGCTTTACTTGAGTTGCTTGAGAGCTTGAGAGTGCCTTTAGAAAGATTGATCTTGGTTGTGCATTAGTCTTCTCTAGAAATctcttcttgatatatatagtgGAGCTTTCAACGGATCTATAACGGCTagaaaaaattcgaccgttGGACCCGAGGAGTCGACTTCTCAAATATAGAAGTCGACCTTCATTTTAAGTGGGAGTCAACTCTTCAAAAAACACCAATGTTGTCAAGTCGACTTTGCATCAACTGCTCTCGGCTGGGTCGACTCTAGCTTTGCAAGACTCGACTTCGGCTTAAGGGGAGTAGACTCCATTAAACCAAAAGTTGACTTATGGGGCCAGATTTTacagaaaatagattttatacatataacaatTGTTTGAAGACATAATCCATATAGCATATatacattacaagatatttacatcattttttttaatttatattttaccttctatttactttaatacataaatgtaaataagaaagtacccccatttggattcaataaaaatatctaaaaaatcaaaatccaaaacaataaaaagtaaaattttgattttagtacaaattcaggatttaacaattttaacatctccaaaatacatacattctatttcttgaaaaattcattaaaaaatattttaacaataatgaatattagctatcaaaataccaacaaatagtttttcaaaatgaaaacattttcttatatattccCTTATAGTGTGCGAATCTTTCAGACttagagaaataacatttcttggttcattttgatacacaaaatactataatacttaagacatatcaaaaatccattaggagttttaaatataccaaaaatagttttactaaaattatgttttgtcaaacatcaaaatacacaataggttgattagagcaatttggctca
It contains:
- the LOC127796852 gene encoding uncharacterized protein LOC127796852 codes for the protein MQNSTVLGGNRGNSQSLQKSYADHRRRNLEFLIGDKVYLKLFPFKIVIQGKKKGKLSPRYIGPYEILEKIGSVAYRIALPVTVANIHNVFHVSQLQKHELDPMQVLQNETIEI